TACTCATGGTAGAAAAATCTGGACTGTATTGAATTTTCATTTTTAGGGTTTATTATTTTGTAGTTAAAAGGAAAACTTACTGATAATATTGTGATTATTAATTTTTCAAAATATACAAAAGGCGTCCATTAAATTAAACTTTTCTAATCCTGAAATTTTATTATTTCAAGACTACATCTTTTACCCTTTGGTTTTCAGATAATTATTCAGGAAATTAAAGCATAAAATTCCCTTTGAATTGACTCATACATCTTTCAGCTGATCTGGGTCTTTAATTTTTCAATTGCTAGTTTTTAAACCTACAATCAATGGTCACGCATTACATTATTACGAATCGAGAAGTAACTTCCAGAAAAAGCAGTAGCTACATTTCTGTCAATGAGAAAGAGTTTATGAGAATGGATGGAGATGAGGAAGCAAGGCATAATTTACGTTATGGAACCGTCAGCTTTGACCCTAAAAAAGCGAAGAAACTCAAAGACTTTAAAATACAAATCATCCCAGAGGTAGAGGAATCTACCTTGATTAAATACACCGATGGGGCAACAGTAAGTAAAGCCAAGTTTCCTTCAGGACAGATTTTTGACGAATTATACAAAGCTGGTGCAAAGGCAAAATCAAGAGAAGATATTTTGGTTTTTGTTCATGGTTTTAAATCTGATTTAGAAACCGCTATGCAAACCCTAGCCGAGCTCCACAAAAAATATGTAGAGCCCGAAGACTCCCCCATTTGCCACATTGTCTTATTTACCTGGCCAGCAAAAAAACACATGCTGAAATATAGATCTGATGCCTATGATGCAGCGCAATCTGGATTTGCTTTGGCAAGGTCCATGGCAAGCTTAAGGGAGTACTTCAGAGAAAAACTAGTCAAAGACAAAAAGCCCCTTTGCGAGCAAAAAATCCATCTATTGTGCCATAGTATGGGGAATAGAGTGTTGGAAAACATGATCGCAGGTCTTGCAGACATTGGAATGGAGCTTCACTGTCTCTTTGGAGAAATCATATTAGTGGGTTCGGATATTGACTACGATGCACTGGAGAGACCCAAGCCAATGTATAGATTAATTGACCTTGGAGAACGGATTCATGTTTATTTTCATAATAAAGATCAGGCTTTAGGAGTTTCTGAGGTTACAAAAAACGCCTTTAATAGACTCGGAAGATGGGGTGCAAAAAACACCCTAAGTCTACCAGATGATATTTATCAATGCGATGTTACAGATATTGAGGATGACAAAGGCTTACTTCATGATGTCATCCATCATTGGTATTACACCAATTCAGACTCTGTAGTTAGTGATATTACAGCCGTATTCTGGGGA
Above is a window of Algoriphagus machipongonensis DNA encoding:
- a CDS encoding alpha/beta hydrolase, which translates into the protein MVTHYIITNREVTSRKSSSYISVNEKEFMRMDGDEEARHNLRYGTVSFDPKKAKKLKDFKIQIIPEVEESTLIKYTDGATVSKAKFPSGQIFDELYKAGAKAKSREDILVFVHGFKSDLETAMQTLAELHKKYVEPEDSPICHIVLFTWPAKKHMLKYRSDAYDAAQSGFALARSMASLREYFREKLVKDKKPLCEQKIHLLCHSMGNRVLENMIAGLADIGMELHCLFGEIILVGSDIDYDALERPKPMYRLIDLGERIHVYFHNKDQALGVSEVTKNAFNRLGRWGAKNTLSLPDDIYQCDVTDIEDDKGLLHDVIHHWYYTNSDSVVSDITAVFWGRNSTFNF